A single window of Cytobacillus dafuensis DNA harbors:
- a CDS encoding glycerophosphodiester phosphodiesterase, with protein sequence MSKKLLISTGVAFSLLFSPFSQAFAEEPTVGERKQVDNVAHRGATAYAPENTIAGFDLAVEMKADYIEIDVQRSKDGELVVIHDTTVDRTTDGTGKVGDLTIEQLRSLDAGSWKGEQFAGERIPTFEEILDRYHGKVGILIELKAPELYPGIEEQVAEALKDRNLDKPQNEKIIIQSFNFESMKKMDQILPKVPIGVLTSNRAHTTPEALQEFSTYADWFNPSYGIVTEELVNQVHSLGMQIGSWTVRSQEAADFLFEMKVDAIISDYPDYVDPRN encoded by the coding sequence ATGAGCAAAAAATTATTAATAAGTACAGGGGTGGCCTTTTCGTTGTTATTCAGCCCATTCAGTCAGGCGTTTGCTGAAGAACCAACAGTAGGCGAAAGAAAACAAGTAGATAATGTAGCACACCGTGGTGCAACAGCTTATGCACCTGAAAATACGATTGCTGGTTTTGATCTAGCAGTTGAGATGAAAGCCGATTATATTGAAATCGATGTTCAAAGAAGTAAAGATGGTGAATTAGTAGTGATCCATGATACAACAGTGGATCGTACAACAGATGGAACGGGAAAAGTAGGGGATTTAACAATTGAACAGCTTAGAAGTCTTGATGCAGGTAGTTGGAAAGGGGAACAATTTGCAGGAGAACGAATCCCAACATTTGAAGAGATTCTTGATCGTTACCATGGAAAAGTTGGAATTTTAATAGAATTAAAGGCTCCAGAGCTTTACCCTGGTATTGAAGAACAAGTGGCAGAAGCTTTAAAAGACCGAAATCTCGATAAACCGCAAAATGAAAAAATCATTATCCAATCTTTTAACTTTGAATCAATGAAAAAAATGGATCAGATTCTTCCAAAAGTTCCAATCGGTGTATTAACTTCTAACCGTGCACATACAACACCGGAAGCTTTACAAGAATTTTCAACCTATGCGGATTGGTTTAACCCAAGCTATGGAATTGTGACAGAAGAATTAGTAAATCAAGTTCACTCTCTTGGCATGCAAATTGGATCGTGGACAGTGCGTAGTCAAGAAGCAGCAGACTTTCTGTTTGAAATGAAAGTGGACGCAATCATTTCTGATTATCCGGATTATGTAGATCCTAGAAATTAA
- a CDS encoding cupredoxin domain-containing protein: MFLKKCLTGLVVLLALMVVVNTSGSLGVFAESGAVTQPMDTVKSIEVVMNDNYFNPKVITIPNGTTTTLILKNKGTKEHTFTVEKLGIDAEVQPGKEKTITVTPKNPGTYELICRYHFQEGMVGKVIVK, translated from the coding sequence ATGTTTCTGAAAAAGTGTTTAACAGGATTGGTAGTTTTGCTTGCGCTGATGGTGGTTGTGAACACTTCAGGCTCACTCGGCGTATTTGCCGAATCCGGTGCTGTAACTCAGCCTATGGATACGGTGAAATCGATTGAGGTCGTAATGAACGATAATTACTTTAATCCAAAAGTCATTACAATTCCGAATGGAACAACCACAACGTTGATATTGAAAAACAAAGGTACGAAAGAACACACCTTCACCGTGGAAAAGCTCGGAATTGATGCTGAAGTCCAGCCGGGAAAAGAAAAAACCATTACCGTGACACCGAAAAATCCAGGTACATATGAACTGATATGTCGGTACCATTTCCAGGAAGGAATGGTTGGAAAAGTAATAGTCAAATAA
- a CDS encoding CueP family metal-binding protein, which produces MKIKGLIITLLTAVILTACGSTDKDEAKLVKESDDIKALVNDYSIGNIKAENASITSQQLIVTENDGNKTSYDLPKDEFFVSIAPYMNETHPUTNHSLTGCQGELANKEFNLFIEDADGNVIQDEMVTSPSNGFIDLWLPRDKTFQIKIEHDGKIAESKLSTFEGDPTCITTMKLMQ; this is translated from the coding sequence ATGAAAATAAAAGGATTAATCATTACTTTGTTAACGGCAGTTATACTAACTGCTTGCGGAAGCACAGATAAAGATGAAGCAAAGCTTGTAAAAGAATCAGATGACATTAAGGCTTTGGTGAATGATTATAGTATAGGGAATATAAAGGCAGAAAATGCCTCCATTACATCGCAACAACTCATTGTGACTGAAAATGATGGAAATAAAACTTCGTATGATTTACCTAAAGATGAGTTTTTTGTTTCGATTGCACCTTACATGAATGAAACCCATCCATGAACGAATCATAGCTTGACAGGTTGTCAAGGTGAACTTGCAAATAAAGAATTTAACTTATTTATTGAAGACGCGGATGGCAATGTTATCCAGGATGAAATGGTTACCTCTCCATCTAATGGATTTATTGATTTGTGGTTACCTCGGGATAAAACTTTCCAGATCAAAATTGAGCACGATGGAAAAATAGCAGAGTCAAAGCTATCTACATTTGAAGGTGATCCAACCTGTATCACAACGATGAAGTTGATGCAGTAA
- a CDS encoding Lsa family ABC-F type ribosomal protection protein — MSMIQVQDLTFSYPGSFDNIFEGVNFQLDTDWKLGFIGRNGRGKTTFFNLLLGNYEYSGKIISSVEFNYFPYPVSDKNKYTHEILEEICPQAEDWEFLREISYLNVDAEVMYRPFKTLSNGEQTKVLLAALFLTEGQFLLIDEPTNHLDTDARKIVSDYLRTKKGFILISHDRIFLDGCVDHILSINRANIEVQSGNYSSWKLNFDRQQEHEEATNQRLQKDIGRLKQSSKRSAGWSNQVEASKNGTTNSGSKLDKGFVGHKAAKMMKRAKNLESRQQKAIEEKSKLLKNVEKTESLKLESLEFQSNELIVLADVSVKYDDQIVNKPISFKVEQGDRIVLDGKNGSGKSSILKLILGNPIQHTGSMNLGSGLIISYVQQDTSHLKGLLSDFIEEHEINETLFKSILRKMDFDRIQFEKDISHYSGGQKKKLLIAKSLCEKAHLYIWDEPLNFIDIYSRIQIEELIQRFNPTMVIVEHDQAFQQTVATKTISI; from the coding sequence ATGTCAATGATACAAGTTCAAGACTTAACTTTTTCTTATCCAGGTAGCTTTGACAATATTTTTGAAGGTGTTAACTTTCAATTAGATACGGATTGGAAACTTGGATTTATCGGTAGAAATGGACGAGGTAAAACAACCTTCTTCAATTTATTATTAGGGAATTATGAGTATAGTGGGAAAATCATTTCTTCGGTAGAATTTAATTATTTCCCTTATCCAGTTTCGGATAAAAACAAGTATACGCATGAAATCTTAGAAGAAATTTGTCCCCAAGCAGAAGATTGGGAATTTCTTCGTGAAATATCCTATCTAAATGTTGATGCTGAGGTTATGTATCGACCATTTAAAACATTATCAAATGGAGAACAAACAAAGGTGTTGCTTGCTGCACTTTTTTTGACTGAGGGTCAATTTCTATTAATTGATGAGCCAACCAATCATCTAGACACTGATGCACGTAAGATTGTCTCTGATTATCTAAGGACGAAAAAAGGCTTTATTTTAATTTCACATGACAGGATCTTTTTAGATGGATGCGTTGACCATATCTTATCTATAAATAGGGCAAATATTGAAGTTCAAAGTGGTAACTATTCTTCTTGGAAGTTAAATTTTGATAGACAGCAGGAACACGAAGAGGCAACAAATCAGCGTCTACAAAAAGACATAGGCAGATTAAAACAATCTTCAAAGCGTTCAGCAGGTTGGTCTAATCAAGTGGAGGCTTCCAAAAATGGGACAACGAATTCGGGTTCTAAGTTGGATAAGGGTTTTGTAGGACATAAAGCGGCAAAGATGATGAAGAGAGCAAAGAACCTTGAATCAAGGCAACAAAAAGCTATTGAGGAAAAGTCAAAACTGCTAAAAAATGTTGAAAAAACTGAGTCATTAAAATTAGAATCATTGGAATTTCAGTCAAATGAATTGATTGTTTTGGCTGATGTGTCTGTTAAGTACGATGACCAAATAGTGAATAAGCCAATAAGCTTTAAAGTTGAACAAGGTGACCGAATTGTACTTGATGGCAAGAATGGAAGCGGAAAAAGTAGTATCCTAAAACTAATTCTAGGAAATCCAATACAACATACAGGCTCAATGAATTTAGGTTCTGGCCTCATTATTTCCTATGTCCAACAAGATACTTCTCATTTGAAGGGACTGTTATCGGACTTTATTGAAGAGCATGAGATTAATGAAACGTTATTTAAATCCATCCTACGTAAGATGGATTTTGACCGAATTCAATTTGAGAAAGATATATCTCATTATTCTGGTGGACAAAAGAAAAAGCTGCTTATAGCCAAAAGTTTATGTGAAAAAGCTCATTTATATATTTGGGATGAACCGTTAAATTTTATAGATATTTATTCGCGCATACAGATTGAAGAGCTTATTCAAAGATTTAATCCCACAATGGTTATTGTTGAGCATGATCAGGCATTTCAACAAACAGTTGCAACAAAAACTATATCTATATAG
- a CDS encoding catalase: MSEKHHKQRQTLLEESHYENRDLSNWTDDELAKLHSQTIGSRGPVLEQDGVLHETLQEFIHEKILERPVHVKGSGAFGYFQTIYSMSEHTKLSFLQNSNLRVPVMVRFSLAIGTKGTPDTSRNVRGFSTKFYTEDGVFDLLCNHIPIFSIRDAIRFPEFIKAFSPSPKNNLIDPNSSWSFVARVPESIHFVVRLYSDAGTVKSYRHIPGHSVNTYVWRSAQGIRKYVKYHWYPFEGVQYIGSEEANRLAAENPDYAGKDLYDAIAGGKPVEYGLYVQLMDPKDEANLSYDPLDDTKVWDEKEYPLIPVGKMVLNKNPDNYMEQIEKVAFSTSNLLDGAELSDDKILQGRANIYSDSQRRRIGAEFRKLPVNQQQNWTPANQITSGDGRYVEGKLERTSITKQDDFGQAGEFYTRLTQIEKEHLAENLASDLKVISDDIRKKVMEYFNKVSPDLAMRIEIEMKN, from the coding sequence ATGAGTGAAAAACATCATAAACAGAGGCAAACTTTATTAGAGGAAAGCCATTATGAGAATCGAGACCTCTCCAATTGGACTGATGATGAGCTGGCTAAACTTCATTCCCAAACGATCGGCTCTAGGGGACCTGTACTGGAACAAGATGGTGTACTACACGAAACCTTACAAGAATTTATTCATGAAAAGATTTTAGAAAGACCTGTTCATGTAAAAGGATCTGGTGCATTTGGTTATTTTCAAACGATATATTCGATGTCCGAACATACAAAACTGAGCTTTTTACAAAATTCTAATCTGAGAGTTCCTGTTATGGTTCGCTTTTCGTTAGCTATCGGTACGAAAGGAACACCTGATACATCTAGAAATGTACGTGGTTTTTCTACAAAGTTTTATACAGAAGATGGCGTTTTTGATCTTTTATGTAATCACATTCCTATCTTTTCTATTCGTGATGCGATACGATTTCCGGAATTTATTAAAGCATTCTCACCATCGCCAAAAAATAATTTAATTGATCCTAATAGTTCTTGGAGCTTTGTAGCAAGAGTGCCTGAATCGATTCATTTTGTTGTACGTTTATACTCTGATGCTGGTACGGTAAAAAGTTATCGCCACATTCCAGGTCATAGTGTAAATACATATGTTTGGAGAAGTGCTCAAGGTATTAGAAAGTATGTTAAATACCATTGGTACCCATTTGAAGGTGTACAATACATTGGTAGCGAAGAAGCAAATAGACTAGCAGCTGAAAATCCTGATTACGCTGGTAAAGATTTATACGATGCGATTGCGGGTGGTAAACCGGTGGAATATGGCTTATATGTCCAGCTCATGGACCCAAAGGATGAAGCAAATCTTTCTTATGATCCTTTAGACGATACAAAAGTATGGGATGAAAAAGAGTACCCCCTAATACCAGTAGGCAAAATGGTATTAAATAAAAATCCTGATAATTATATGGAACAAATAGAAAAAGTCGCCTTCTCCACTTCTAATTTACTAGACGGCGCAGAATTATCTGATGATAAAATACTGCAGGGCCGTGCCAATATTTATAGTGATTCTCAAAGAAGAAGAATTGGAGCTGAATTTCGTAAATTACCGGTTAACCAACAGCAAAATTGGACACCAGCGAATCAAATTACAAGTGGTGATGGAAGATATGTTGAAGGCAAACTAGAAAGAACTTCTATAACAAAGCAAGACGATTTTGGGCAGGCTGGTGAATTCTATACAAGGTTAACCCAAATAGAAAAAGAACATCTTGCCGAAAATTTAGCTAGTGATTTGAAAGTTATATCTGATGATATTAGAAAGAAAGTTATGGAGTATTTCAATAAAGTATCACCTGACTTAGCAATGAGAATTGAGATTGAAATGAAAAATTGA
- a CDS encoding PQQ-dependent sugar dehydrogenase — protein sequence MIKVKVRLRPIVSKVNLPTVLKTAILPGDSKETLFIATQVGEIFYIRDEVVRTFLDIRPRIIKLGTSEPGVSGAGYDERGLLGLAFHPDFYYNRLFYLHYSVAGTQGPGALSESFSPNPCDPKTLNLRWINRETQYDHIDTVEEWILPSNGQPQKRRTLLNLRRPFFNHNGVNNLNFSPETGKLVLTTGDGGAGYDPFNLSQNDMEIAGKIIEIDVVKNTFIQNPPVVTRFNELPVPIQETLTVIAKGVRNIPGISFQRFYNQYIKYVGNVGQDLVESIFSFGQYKPIPVTLLVQAFSMKSEADQEGFINFGWRGWEGIFPTPIIQGCSANPTLDEKIIAYYNEAVKLSVRRLQPVTSYFHKDQRPDKFGGTALTGVQAFMGNRIPALTGSVVFTDLARKEEVQSPTRGVLAYTRIRTDCKLNDFSVIQTDYNFGSGSAYYVSLGTNLDQTRLFLGVYGSMKVTDFNQGTVFEIIP from the coding sequence TTGATAAAAGTAAAGGTTCGTTTACGGCCCATTGTAAGTAAGGTGAATTTGCCGACTGTTTTAAAAACTGCGATACTTCCGGGTGACTCAAAAGAAACATTATTTATTGCTACCCAGGTAGGAGAGATTTTTTACATAAGAGACGAAGTTGTACGGACTTTTTTAGATATTCGCCCGCGAATCATAAAATTAGGCACTTCTGAACCGGGTGTTTCTGGTGCTGGATATGATGAACGAGGATTGTTAGGGCTAGCGTTTCATCCCGATTTTTATTATAACAGGCTGTTTTATCTTCATTATTCAGTAGCTGGAACACAAGGTCCAGGTGCTCTTTCTGAATCTTTTTCACCTAACCCGTGTGATCCAAAAACTTTAAATCTAAGGTGGATAAATAGAGAAACTCAATATGATCATATTGATACTGTGGAAGAATGGATTTTACCATCGAATGGTCAACCTCAAAAACGACGGACATTACTAAACTTAAGAAGACCATTTTTTAATCATAATGGTGTCAATAACTTAAATTTTTCACCTGAAACAGGAAAACTTGTTTTAACCACCGGAGATGGTGGAGCAGGCTATGATCCATTCAATTTAAGCCAGAATGATATGGAAATCGCCGGAAAAATAATAGAAATTGATGTAGTTAAGAATACATTTATCCAGAATCCACCCGTAGTCACACGCTTTAATGAACTTCCCGTACCTATTCAGGAAACACTTACGGTGATTGCCAAAGGGGTTCGGAATATACCGGGCATTTCATTTCAAAGGTTTTATAATCAATATATCAAATATGTGGGAAATGTCGGACAGGATTTGGTAGAGTCAATTTTTTCATTCGGTCAATATAAACCAATACCAGTTACCCTGCTTGTTCAAGCTTTTTCAATGAAATCTGAAGCTGACCAAGAAGGATTTATTAACTTTGGCTGGCGAGGGTGGGAAGGTATTTTCCCTACTCCGATTATACAGGGTTGCTCTGCAAATCCGACTTTGGATGAGAAAATAATTGCTTATTATAATGAAGCAGTAAAATTATCAGTAAGGCGTCTTCAGCCTGTAACTAGTTATTTTCATAAAGATCAAAGGCCAGATAAATTTGGAGGAACTGCCCTTACAGGAGTGCAAGCCTTTATGGGGAATAGAATCCCCGCTTTAACAGGAAGTGTTGTGTTTACCGATCTAGCACGAAAGGAAGAAGTTCAATCTCCTACTAGAGGGGTTTTAGCTTATACTAGGATAAGAACAGATTGTAAACTAAATGATTTTAGTGTTATTCAAACTGATTATAATTTTGGGTCCGGGTCGGCTTATTATGTTAGTTTGGGAACGAATCTGGATCAAACTAGACTATTTTTAGGGGTTTATGGCTCTATGAAAGTGACTGATTTTAATCAAGGTACTGTTTTTGAAATTATTCCTTGA
- a CDS encoding phosphodiester glycosidase family protein: MRKNWKKRISLFTLSFVLASSIISPSFTSALGNFDLSSVVVQTPINEYQADLAPGVKEKHYSFEGKDGNKIESFVVEVDADNPTVSIEAGTPNDGEAFGLQPVRQQANAANGDNHKVVAAVNADFYNMATGEPIGVVYKDGQAVKAQNGQGWNFFGIKKTGEAVIGNNTEYEGMKDQLQEALGGNAILVKDGRIYQTPQTGADKEPRTAVGIKEDGDVFFVVIDGRQEPYSSGISMPDLAQLMIDLGAVSALNLDGGGSSTFTTRELGGDNLEVDNKPSDRMERSVANSWLIVSKEPSDHLFQSAHIEPYDQSFTPGSTIQFSAKGRDQSMASAPLPASGLTWELADSSYGTIDENGKFISNGKTGQFHVLLKHEGKEVGKSMIEIAKPDEMYFTSSELTVARNSETSLNLVAKFQKRFVDWSLRDIEFEIPEGMGTIDESGILHTGDQTVSGTITARLKDSNLTAQMNVSVGKLPEVLFDFEKELGGWKTSTANRGEKGTLSLAKYPEPVRFGDQSLKMDFDFTNAQTGTTLGVYAGSGTNTEINGDPSSIGMWVYGTPEAQGYWLRMLIVDGNGKSQTLNLTQEKPGIDWTGWKYIEAEIPESFTGPFKLSGTQAIRLMSTKSGITGPMTKGSIYFDNIRAVYGEKVDDLYPPVIESINADGKEFTKNAVNLTAKVHEYEEDPFKTGIDWDKISIFVDGKDYSKSEGHFSYDMDGSISLSGFKWADGTHKITLMVPDKFGNQAIKTGYFTVNTGSAKIEIAKKQEQAFLGDVFELAVKAKNPSEITGSTIKMHIDKNYPVEDIKFSNGFNTSTSSYEAETGILTLNLVNNGETAEISDAATIQIRIPESMKEDSKLTYEIMEANLTYRDPKEENFVTTYSMEPTSVAVESAYDIIPQPILIGKPVVITAKNIHNELVSDMEIYAIIEGSAEPVFLGKTDKDGTLRVDSITNDVKKIALYGVKDGKYSFKVNTQTYPSLTTATEIKNVISTPTGDPYKSKGFTWMSSPLGKENSSFIQFARKKDYDKKGEPSLKTVAGSSSNQVFSGEQDITKNGIVRVNEVTLKGLNQDTTYVYRVGDGVNWSQMQEFTTLKRKNSFEFAILGDTQSPSDLSHFQKILGDLDKKDLAFMIHVGDFIDESAKFKQWDDTLGVMDQYANIRSTDLVATLGNHEYMGDTDGHLAKAIFNSPENGPDVDKGGTYSVDYNNIHISVLGYTSDSEILNKQLEWLKQDVKNSDKPWKILVTHKPPYYTNPFGGNEDMKEKLPPVVDELGIDIVFSGHDHAYGRTKKLKAGKEDPNGAVYVLTGTTGNKHYDAVADDKFEFVNMENIAVSITAKVDKDQITFTTTTSDGDTIDQFTVVNENYEDDEE, from the coding sequence ATGAGAAAAAATTGGAAAAAAAGGATATCGCTCTTTACCCTATCCTTTGTTTTGGCAAGTAGTATCATCTCACCAAGCTTTACATCAGCCCTTGGCAATTTCGATTTAAGCTCTGTTGTTGTACAAACACCCATCAACGAGTATCAAGCTGATCTAGCACCTGGTGTAAAAGAGAAGCACTACAGTTTTGAAGGAAAAGACGGAAATAAGATTGAGAGTTTCGTAGTAGAAGTTGATGCAGATAATCCGACTGTATCTATAGAAGCAGGGACACCTAATGATGGAGAAGCATTTGGTCTTCAGCCTGTAAGACAGCAAGCAAATGCAGCCAATGGGGATAACCATAAAGTCGTGGCAGCGGTGAATGCAGATTTCTATAATATGGCCACAGGTGAACCTATTGGCGTTGTTTACAAAGATGGACAAGCTGTAAAAGCTCAAAATGGACAAGGCTGGAATTTCTTTGGCATAAAGAAAACCGGGGAGGCAGTCATTGGCAACAATACAGAATATGAAGGAATGAAGGACCAATTACAGGAAGCTCTTGGAGGAAATGCAATTCTAGTAAAAGATGGCCGAATTTATCAGACTCCTCAAACAGGAGCAGACAAAGAGCCGCGAACAGCTGTAGGAATTAAAGAAGATGGCGATGTATTTTTTGTTGTAATTGACGGAAGACAAGAGCCTTATTCAAGTGGAATCTCCATGCCAGATTTAGCGCAATTGATGATCGATTTAGGAGCAGTAAGTGCTTTAAACCTAGACGGTGGAGGCTCATCTACTTTTACAACTCGTGAACTAGGCGGCGACAATCTTGAGGTAGATAATAAGCCATCCGACCGTATGGAAAGAAGTGTAGCGAACTCTTGGCTGATTGTTTCTAAAGAGCCATCCGATCATCTTTTCCAATCGGCTCATATTGAACCATATGATCAATCCTTTACCCCTGGCTCAACCATTCAATTCAGTGCTAAGGGAAGAGACCAGTCTATGGCATCTGCTCCTCTGCCTGCATCTGGTTTAACTTGGGAACTAGCCGATTCTTCATATGGTACAATCGATGAAAATGGAAAATTTATTTCAAACGGAAAAACTGGTCAATTTCATGTTTTATTGAAACATGAAGGTAAAGAAGTTGGAAAAAGTATGATTGAAATCGCAAAGCCTGATGAGATGTACTTCACCTCATCTGAATTAACAGTGGCTAGAAATAGTGAAACCTCGTTAAACCTGGTAGCAAAATTTCAAAAGAGATTTGTAGACTGGAGTTTACGAGATATTGAATTTGAAATTCCAGAAGGTATGGGAACAATTGATGAATCTGGAATCCTGCACACCGGAGATCAAACGGTTTCAGGGACAATCACAGCTCGCTTAAAGGACTCAAATCTTACAGCTCAAATGAATGTTTCAGTTGGAAAGCTTCCTGAAGTCTTATTTGACTTTGAAAAAGAGCTTGGCGGATGGAAGACATCGACTGCAAATCGCGGTGAAAAAGGGACGCTGAGTTTAGCTAAATATCCTGAACCAGTAAGATTTGGTGATCAGTCATTAAAAATGGATTTCGATTTTACAAATGCACAAACAGGGACAACACTTGGTGTATATGCAGGCTCTGGTACAAATACAGAGATTAATGGGGATCCATCAAGTATAGGAATGTGGGTTTATGGAACTCCAGAAGCTCAAGGCTATTGGCTGAGAATGTTAATAGTAGATGGAAATGGTAAAAGTCAGACACTTAACCTTACTCAAGAAAAACCAGGTATTGACTGGACTGGATGGAAATACATTGAAGCGGAAATTCCTGAATCGTTTACAGGTCCATTCAAATTATCTGGGACCCAAGCGATACGATTGATGTCTACAAAATCTGGAATTACCGGACCTATGACAAAAGGCTCCATTTATTTTGATAATATCCGGGCAGTTTATGGAGAAAAAGTGGATGATCTATATCCCCCAGTTATTGAATCCATTAACGCAGACGGAAAAGAATTTACGAAAAATGCAGTCAATCTGACCGCAAAGGTTCATGAATATGAAGAGGATCCTTTTAAAACAGGAATTGATTGGGATAAGATTAGTATTTTCGTAGATGGGAAAGATTATTCCAAATCGGAAGGTCATTTTTCTTACGATATGGATGGATCTATCTCATTAAGCGGTTTCAAATGGGCAGACGGAACACATAAGATCACCCTTATGGTTCCTGATAAATTTGGAAATCAGGCGATTAAAACTGGCTATTTTACTGTCAATACAGGTTCAGCAAAGATTGAAATCGCTAAAAAACAAGAGCAAGCATTCCTCGGGGATGTATTTGAACTTGCAGTAAAAGCAAAGAATCCATCTGAAATCACAGGCTCTACAATAAAAATGCACATTGATAAAAACTATCCAGTGGAAGATATCAAGTTTTCTAATGGATTTAACACTAGTACTTCCAGCTATGAAGCGGAAACAGGTATCCTTACATTGAATCTTGTGAATAACGGTGAAACAGCAGAAATTTCAGATGCTGCAACCATTCAGATCAGAATTCCTGAATCGATGAAAGAAGACAGTAAGTTAACCTATGAAATAATGGAAGCTAACTTAACCTACAGGGATCCTAAAGAAGAAAACTTTGTCACCACTTATTCAATGGAACCAACTAGCGTGGCAGTTGAAAGTGCTTACGACATTATTCCACAGCCTATATTAATCGGGAAGCCAGTTGTCATAACTGCAAAAAATATCCATAACGAATTAGTAAGTGATATGGAAATCTACGCAATTATTGAAGGCAGCGCAGAACCTGTTTTTCTAGGAAAAACGGACAAAGATGGTACCCTTCGTGTAGATTCAATCACTAATGATGTAAAGAAAATCGCTTTATATGGAGTTAAAGATGGGAAGTATTCATTTAAAGTGAACACGCAAACTTATCCATCTCTTACAACTGCAACAGAGATAAAAAATGTAATTTCAACTCCTACAGGTGACCCTTATAAATCAAAAGGATTCACATGGATGTCTAGCCCTTTAGGAAAGGAAAATTCATCCTTCATTCAATTTGCAAGAAAAAAAGACTACGACAAGAAAGGTGAGCCATCACTTAAAACAGTTGCTGGTTCTTCAAGTAACCAGGTATTTTCTGGTGAGCAGGATATTACGAAAAATGGAATTGTCAGAGTGAATGAAGTGACATTAAAGGGTTTAAACCAAGATACGACATATGTTTATCGTGTTGGTGACGGAGTGAACTGGTCACAAATGCAAGAGTTCACAACACTAAAAAGGAAGAATAGCTTTGAGTTTGCTATTTTAGGAGATACTCAATCACCTTCTGATTTAAGTCACTTTCAAAAAATACTAGGAGATTTAGATAAAAAAGATTTAGCGTTTATGATTCATGTTGGTGATTTTATTGATGAATCCGCTAAATTCAAGCAATGGGATGATACACTAGGAGTTATGGACCAATACGCAAATATTCGTTCAACAGATCTTGTCGCGACTTTAGGAAACCATGAGTACATGGGAGATACGGATGGGCATTTAGCTAAAGCCATTTTTAACTCTCCTGAAAATGGACCAGATGTAGACAAAGGCGGTACGTATTCTGTTGATTACAATAATATTCACATTAGCGTTTTAGGATATACAAGTGATAGTGAGATTCTAAATAAGCAGCTTGAGTGGCTTAAACAAGATGTTAAAAATTCGGACAAGCCATGGAAAATACTTGTTACCCACAAGCCCCCTTATTACACAAATCCGTTTGGCGGCAATGAGGATATGAAAGAAAAATTACCGCCAGTTGTAGATGAATTAGGGATTGACATTGTTTTCTCTGGTCATGATCATGCCTATGGAAGAACGAAGAAACTGAAGGCTGGCAAAGAGGATCCAAACGGAGCTGTTTATGTTCTCACTGGTACGACTGGAAATAAACACTATGATGCAGTTGCAGATGATAAATTTGAATTTGTAAACATGGAAAACATTGCCGTTTCAATAACTGCAAAGGTTGACAAAGATCAAATCACCTTTACAACAACTACTTCAGACGGTGATACAATTGATCAATTTACTGTTGTAAATGAAAATTATGAAGATGACGAAGAGTAA